The Micropterus dolomieu isolate WLL.071019.BEF.003 ecotype Adirondacks linkage group LG23, ASM2129224v1, whole genome shotgun sequence DNA window AGCATTTTTTAAGGTGGACACCTTGTGCATGTAAGCTTATTTTATGACATGGTTTCAGTGCTTTGTAATTGCTATTTAGCTAAATTTTGAATAGCTTAGTCTGtgtacaaatacatacacatatctTCCAGTGCCTTAAAAAATTAATCCATCAGTCCATTAGGGTCACAGGGAGCTAacatgtgactcagatctgatctgtttacaacagtgtgaacagcccaaAACATATGGAACCTCATCTCTACCATTTCACATCttggccactttcatatgtggtctgAATGAGACACgtcatattttttaaatgtaaattcagtctggacagtcagaTTGGAATTCATGTGACTCGATTTCACTTTAGAATGACGTTGTCACAATTAAGTGCTAGACGGAGCCCCGGTGAAAGAAAAAGCTCCACAATATTGTTAATAGGAGTGTATTTGTCAGCAGAAACACCTTTCTCATTAAGCTAAAGATGTGTCTTGCACACCATACTGTACAATATACAATGAAATATAACTTTAATGCACAGTCTTTGCCTTCTATTTACAATGGTCAGGATTTGTAGGCTCagacactgttttttttacatcaaaagGAAAATCATTTTACTGACGTGTTAACACTGATTACAGAATCACTGTTAATAGAATGATTCTGAtcactttctttgtctttgctcTGTTTGTCAGGAGAAGTCCTTGTAGCCAAGCAAAATATCTCTCCTGATTTAAATGACCTCCCTGAGGCGACTTGTTCCCTCTCAGCCACTGCATGCACAGGAAAAACAGATACAAGAGAAATGTGGCTTTTAGACCCAACGAGACAGGTTACTGACCCTTTGGGGAAGAAGAGGGATGTTGACTCCAGTCAGGAAGATtaccaacaaacacaaaaggTAGAGACTTATATATTTGGATTGATCCAACGCCGAGTCCTACCCACACGTTCCTCAAAGCCCCGCACCAGCCTGGCATATGATGCTCGAGCTATCAATGTAGTGAGGCAGAGCAGTTTATGCCACAAGGAGGGACAATATTCACCAAAGCAAGTGATTGTTCAAGAGATCTCTACTCCATCCCAGTATTCAGAGGGAAGTGCTCCACAGGCTTGCCATAACCTTGATCAGGGGCATTACCTAGTCGCAGGGTTTACTGAAGATGCACCACCCCCGTACCACCTACATCTCCAGGAAAGTGTCCAGCACCAACCAGGGCTTTATCACAGACCCAAGCAGGTGTCCCTGATTAACACTTCCCGCTCAACCTTCCTGGACTATGCATCTTGCAGTGTGCTGAAAGAGCACCCAGACTCCTGCAATAGTGAGCTTGATTCACCCCAACATTTTCACAACTACCTTTCCAACCTAGCTCTGCCAAAGCCTCACCAACTTCCTTCACTTGATGAGCAGCTGGTAAAAGCAGAGTATATTCCAGCCCAGCCCTGCCAAGCCTCCACCAGAGCTTACGCTCATCACCACTCCAACCCCCATAAGGCCTCTGAGTTGCCCAAACCCAACCGAAGCACATATTCTCCAGAAAGAGTCCATCATCATCAAGAGCAGCAGACCCCAGTTTCTCAGATCCAACCCTCCAGATCCCGAGGGGGCCCAAAGAAGTGTCGCTCGAATGAAGATAGAAGTGGGGCCAATAGGAAGCTGGGGAAGAAGGCCTGTAGGTCTCAGTCAGAGAACAGCCTACAAAGGGTTCCAGAGCGCAAGTACAATACCGTAGAGAGAGATGGTGGAGGAAGTGGAAGCGGTGGAAGGGGAAGTCGCAGTAATCATTCCAAGAGCAAGAAACAACAGCAAGGAGGTGGTAGCTATCGGCGCTGGCAGTCAACTCTGGAGCTCAGTCAAGATGAGGCTGACCAGCCACCCACTCAAGCACCCATGCAAGGCTCCTCAGCTTTAAACCAAAGGGACCATTATGGAAGGCGTACACGCAAATCTCGCCCTGTGCATGCATCATATGTAAACCCACATCACCACCACTCCCACCATTATCAACACTTTGAGTACCAGCTAGAGAGGGACCAAGTGCCACTGTGTCAGCCTGGTGAGGACTACACTCACCCAGGTCAGGGCGAGTCTGAGTCCAGCATGAGTGAGGCTGAATCTCCAGATTCCAGCTCTTTGTCCAGTGACTCAGATGAGAGTGGTGGCCTGGTTTGGCCCCAACAACTGCCCCCTCAACTTTCCCTCCCATCACCTCCTGCCCCACCTGGAGCACCTCTGCAGCCCAAGGCTTTTGTCAAGATTAAGGCCTCGCATGCCCTTAAGAAGAAGATCCTGCGCTTCCGCACAGGTTCACTGAAAGTAATGACCACCGTATAAATTGTAACTAAACTAAAAGAACATCAGAAGCAGAGCTTTGGACTATGTAGAAGGATGGACCACAAAACTAcagtgaatataaaaaaatcaatgtgtGTATGAAAGTACTATGATCTTGGCCTACTGTTTTGATTGGATGGTTTTAGATCAGCGTTAACAAGCGAAGAaggaattgtttttttgtttaaaaaatgggTTTGATTTTCCTAAAAGCCTTAAATGGATGAGTCATGCATCAAAGGGTACTCTAATTTGGCCACATTGGCCCCTAGATAGCCCACTGATATCATCTTACATTGTCTTTGAAGTCACAGTGAAGTGTATTTCATGATTTTAATTTCCGGCCAAACACACAATAATCCTCAATATACCCATTAAGCCTAATGCAAGAACAATTTTGAATTCTTATTCTAAACCTGTCTTACTTTTTTGTGTCTTCTAACTAGACATAAGTGTAGTTTAAAGTCAGATTCACCAAACTGTCTTAACTGCACAAATCATTTGTTTCAACCTGATGATTGCCACCTGTTCATAAGTAGCTGTGCATTTGTGCAATttgattattattgattattattattcccaaCACTTGGCTATATACAGATACCTGTAAAAACTATGTTTTGGTTGCCAGGTTGTCAGCCTCTATTTAAAAGAAGGACCGTTTGTCTGCAGGCTTTCCTGGAGCCATAGTGGTTGCTCTCCTGTTTCAAGCAAATTCAGTACCAAAAAGCTATGCACAACTATAAGTTGTGAAAGAGTGGCTTTTTAGTACAGTGCAAGTATTGTAAGACATTGTATCTGGAATTTGTGGTTGAAATAGTAAATCTCATAAGAGAAAGAACTGACTTTTAGCTGAAAAGAAGTAAATCTTTATCTAAGATATTACTGTCGCAGCAGACACAAACCAGTGAGATACTGCAGTAGCAATATTTAAACAGTCTTTCTAAAAGGTTTTGTTGGGATCAAATTTCTCGCTCACAGAGCAACAAAGTTCTCTTGAAGGacattgtttaaaatattaagtAGCAAATTACAGTTTCTACTGTTTTAATGTTAATAGCAGGGTACTTGCAGACTTATACAAATTTGCCTGCCCAAAGAATgtattaatgttacaatttcacTTTGAGTATTTGACAGTATTATCATTTAAAGTGCACTAGCCAACTCACTATTAGCTTTTTTGtatgaattttttttacatgaattgTTTGATAAAATGCAGTCTATGAAATTAAAGTGTtggttttaaaaataccaaaacgatctccttttttataaaaaaaaatctaggaAAACACTACTACATCAACCAGCAGTTTCGCCAATGTAGGTTTTTGTTCAATGCATCATGCTATGTGTTACCAAATGGCCAATGACCAGTCATCAGTCCTCGTGTTAGTGATGGAAGTGTTGAGTGATTAAAAAGT harbors:
- the LOC123963712 gene encoding dapper homolog 1-like isoform X2, with translation MASGPKFWCMPWGINTSLEQQVAELKVNTEDKSELSPTDLEDNRLSSGEVLVAKQNISPDLNDLPEATCSLSATACTGKTDTREMWLLDPTRQVTDPLGKKRDVDSSQEDYQQTQKVETYIFGLIQRRVLPTRSSKPRTSLAYDARAINVVRQSSLCHKEGQYSPKQVIVQEISTPSQYSEGSAPQACHNLDQGHYLVAGFTEDAPPPYHLHLQESVQHQPGLYHRPKQVSLINTSRSTFLDYASCSVLKEHPDSCNSELDSPQHFHNYLSNLALPKPHQLPSLDEQLVKAEYIPAQPCQASTRAYAHHHSNPHKASELPKPNRSTYSPERVHHHQEQQTPVSQIQPSRSRGGPKKCRSNEDRSGANRKLGKKACRSQSENSLQRVPERKYNTVERDGGGSGSGGRGSRSNHSKSKKQQQGGGSYRRWQSTLELSQDEADQPPTQAPMQGSSALNQRDHYGRRTRKSRPVHASYVNPHHHHSHHYQHFEYQLERDQVPLCQPGEDYTHPGQGESESSMSEAESPDSSSLSSDSDESGGLVWPQQLPPQLSLPSPPAPPGAPLQPKAFVKIKASHALKKKILRFRTGSLKVMTTV
- the LOC123963712 gene encoding dapper homolog 1-like isoform X1 produces the protein MSSQELPGSFGVLFPKFSLPMKAERSRNKERLEASLAGLCELELLKQRQECRVLSALCLGDSPVSGRPPWGALRSELCTLDTPNGSASDDYGLRPQINSWCMPWGINTSLEQQVAELKVNTEDKSELSPTDLEDNRLSSGEVLVAKQNISPDLNDLPEATCSLSATACTGKTDTREMWLLDPTRQVTDPLGKKRDVDSSQEDYQQTQKVETYIFGLIQRRVLPTRSSKPRTSLAYDARAINVVRQSSLCHKEGQYSPKQVIVQEISTPSQYSEGSAPQACHNLDQGHYLVAGFTEDAPPPYHLHLQESVQHQPGLYHRPKQVSLINTSRSTFLDYASCSVLKEHPDSCNSELDSPQHFHNYLSNLALPKPHQLPSLDEQLVKAEYIPAQPCQASTRAYAHHHSNPHKASELPKPNRSTYSPERVHHHQEQQTPVSQIQPSRSRGGPKKCRSNEDRSGANRKLGKKACRSQSENSLQRVPERKYNTVERDGGGSGSGGRGSRSNHSKSKKQQQGGGSYRRWQSTLELSQDEADQPPTQAPMQGSSALNQRDHYGRRTRKSRPVHASYVNPHHHHSHHYQHFEYQLERDQVPLCQPGEDYTHPGQGESESSMSEAESPDSSSLSSDSDESGGLVWPQQLPPQLSLPSPPAPPGAPLQPKAFVKIKASHALKKKILRFRTGSLKVMTTV